The following proteins are co-located in the Motilibacter rhizosphaerae genome:
- a CDS encoding precorrin-8X methylmutase: MPRTVHPIEVESYARMRRRVDTSALPPLTRAVVERIIHASADPAYLDDVVTDEAALQQGFSALADGATIVVDAEMVAAGITTRASVCRVRQAVASAGRTRSAEGFRLALQEVGPGAVWVVGNAPTALVELLALDARPALVVGLPVGFVGAVESKQALRKSGLPAISNISEKGGSAVASAAVNALLYHEEPA, from the coding sequence ATGCCGCGCACCGTGCACCCCATCGAGGTCGAGTCGTACGCGCGGATGCGCCGCCGGGTCGACACCTCGGCCCTGCCCCCGCTGACCCGCGCCGTCGTGGAGCGCATCATCCACGCGAGCGCGGACCCCGCGTACCTCGACGACGTCGTCACGGACGAAGCCGCTCTGCAGCAGGGCTTCTCGGCGCTGGCCGACGGCGCCACGATCGTCGTCGACGCCGAGATGGTCGCCGCGGGGATCACGACGAGGGCCAGCGTCTGCCGCGTGCGGCAGGCCGTGGCGTCCGCCGGCCGGACGCGCTCGGCCGAGGGGTTCCGCCTGGCGCTGCAGGAGGTCGGCCCCGGCGCGGTGTGGGTCGTCGGCAACGCGCCGACCGCGCTGGTCGAGCTGCTGGCGCTCGACGCCCGCCCCGCGCTCGTCGTCGGTCTCCCCGTCGGCTTCGTCGGCGCCGTCGAGTCCAAGCAGGCCCTGCGCAAGTCAGGACTGCCTGCCATCAGCAACATCTCGGAGAAGGGCGGCTCCGCGGTCGCCTCCGCCGCCGTCAACGCCCTGCTCTACCACGAGGAGCCCGCATGA
- a CDS encoding 4Fe-4S dicluster domain-containing protein → MAALIAQVRACQGCGACLLTCPEHAIRPQGSTLVVLERCSGCGECVEVCPVDAIELVAR, encoded by the coding sequence GTGGCAGCGCTGATCGCGCAGGTCCGCGCCTGCCAGGGGTGCGGCGCCTGCCTGCTCACCTGCCCCGAGCACGCGATCCGGCCGCAGGGCAGCACGCTCGTCGTGCTGGAGCGGTGCAGCGGGTGCGGCGAGTGCGTGGAGGTGTGTCCCGTGGACGCGATCGAGCTGGTGGCCCGCTGA